Proteins from a genomic interval of Nasonia vitripennis strain AsymCx chromosome 3, Nvit_psr_1.1, whole genome shotgun sequence:
- the LOC100118801 gene encoding spondin-1 isoform X1 translates to MNELWTQQRAEEASVPSEAQESFAGYSHSRIPSSGSKLAAAATMQLRKFSQLALLLLAAAAVVVNGSTHCEQKWDDIKAPHSVSETYRIKLLKINTTDEFRSFMPNTKYQVMLKNEIEDVQFIRFYITVENENKSLPHGVLELYDQELSEFTQDCPDAVVQVSQVVKDDISVYWTSPEEGNGCVIFRASVMESPSVWFMDGTLEQKFCQDPKASFDDPGPVLPECCACDEAKYELAFEGLWSRYTHPKNFPSKPWNARFSDVIGASHTSEYRFWEYNGYASEGLKQVAENGVTRVLESELKNQSQHIRTIIKARGINFPNITSKTFAVFRVDQMHHLMSLVSMIDPSPDWFVGVSGLELCLSNCSWIEHKELNLYPIDAGTDDGITYESVDAQTEPRDVIRRITTTWPNDDRSPFYDDSAVDMNPLARLYLKRQRIYEKNCERSPSSEDSEGLGAVVDQPITRKACRVTNWGPWESCSVTCGRGVKLRQRKYKNEKAAAKHNCDSLLTDRVVCYAPDNFVCPPDEVDEKKCPLSQWSEWTICSKSCGPESRTRERNFRPKRKRKECRMQYPRIELQQTIDCENSACEAEETTTDGDSSTTDVAGDEEAVSETTTESITTTVSSDEESDYDAADNRRYLAKIWPRPRRKKCPESRYYQWSFWSPCSVSCGSGTKSRSRQIKPDYSPNAADYECQYESAICEAETKSCQITPELVQVICSQPVQLGHCPDEHDDNSLRYYYDKITAKCLLFHYTGCNGNMNNFRTLQECQTTCSTFQDPDSLKNYKLKLSSVVTYNVPLTDHPNSKIKRARSDDNTTEKKKKKKHKGETKSNDRVDCRMTEWSDWSPCYSCKGYRTMSRDVLTHPRNGGKSCPTKTMRRQKCHKVLPDCNVQNDREALVFDSSEEQVSVHCRVSPWGPWSSCATSCGLSQRRRTRKIAVEPRGPFGKSCPALAQIETCRLPACINAT, encoded by the exons ATGAACGAGCTATGGACGCAGCAGCGAGCAGAAGAAGCATCAGTGCCGAGTGAAGCGCAGGAAAGTTTCGCGGGCTACTCGCATTCTCGCATTCCAAGCAGCGGCTCTAAACTTG cagcagcagcaacgatgCAGCTTCGAAAGTTCAGCCAACTCGCGCTCTTGTTGCTCGCCGCGGCTGCGGTGGTGGTAAACGGCTCGACGCACTGCGAGCAAAAGTGGGATGATATCAAGGCACCGCACAGCGTCTCCGAGACCTACCGGATCAAGCTGCTGAAAATCAACACGACCGATGAATTTCGTAGCTTCATGCCCAACACCAAGTATCAGG TTATGCTGAAGAACGAGATAGAGGACGTGCAGTTCATCAGGTTTTACATAACCGTGGAGAACGAGAACAAGAGTCTGCCGCACGGGGTCCTCGAGCTCTACGACCAAGAGCTGTCCGAGTTCACCCAGGACTGTCCCGACGCTGTCGTTCAGGTATCGCAGGTCGTCAAGGACGATATCTCGGTGTATTGGACCAGTCCCGAGGAGGGCAACGGTTGCGTCATTTTCAG AGCGTCGGTCATGGAGTCGCCGTCGGTGTGGTTTATGGACGGCACTTTGGAGCAAAAGTTCTGCCAGGATCCGAAGGCGAGTTTTGACGACCCTGGACCCGTGCTTCCCGAGTGCTGCGCCTGCGACGAGGCTAAATACGAGCTCGCTTTCGAGGGACTCTGGTCGAGATACACTCATCCGAAA AACTTCCCGAGCAAACCTTGGAACGCCAGGTTTTCCGACGTCATCGGGGCGTCGCACACGTCCGAGTACCGATTCTGGGAGTACAACGGCTACGCGAGCGAAGGGCTCAAGCAGGTCGCCGAGAATGGCGTCACCCGAGTCCTCGAGTCGGAGCTGAAGAACCAG AGTCAACACATCCGTACGATCATCAAGGCCAGGGGGATAAACTTTCCCAACATCACCAGCAAAACCTTCGCGGTCTTTCGAGTGGACCAGATGCACCACCTCATGTCGCTCGTCTCGATGATAG ATCCGTCGCCGGACTGGTTCGTCGGGGTGTCCGGCCTCGAGCTCTGCCTGAGCAACTGCTCGTGGATCGAGCACAAGGAGCTGAACCTGTACCCGATAGACGCCGGTACGGACGACGGCATCACGTACGAATCCGTCGATGCCCAGACCGAGCCTCGAGACGTGATCCGTCGGATCACGACGACCTGGCCGAACGACGACCGCTCGCCCTTCTACGACGATTCGGCCGTCGACATGAACCCCCTGGCGAGACTCTACCTCAAGCGACAGCGCATCTACGAGAAAAACTGCGAGAGGTCGCCGAGCTCCGAGGACAGCGAAGGTCTAGGCGCTGTAGTAGATCAACCGATCACGCGTA AGGCGTGCAGAGTGACGAATTGGGGTCCCTGGGAGAGCTGCTCGGTCACCTGCGGCAGAGGGGTCAAGCTCAGGCAGCGCAAGTACAAGAACGAGAAGGCCGCGGCGAAGCACAACTGCGACTCCCTATTGACCGACAGAGTCGTCTGTTACGCGCCGGATAACTTCGTCTG TCCGCCGGACGAAGTGGACGAGAAAAAGTGCCCGCTCAGCCAGTGGTCGGAATGGACGATTTGCAGCAAAAGCTGCGGTCCGGAGAGCCgaacgcgcgagcgcaacTTTCGGCCGAAGCGCAAACGGAAGGAGTGTCGTATGCAGTATCCTCGAATCGAATTGCAGCAGACGATCGACTGCGAGAATTCGGCCTGCGAAGCCGAGGAGACGACTACCGACGGCGACAGCAGCACTACCGACGTCGCCGGCGACGAGGAAGCGGTAAGCGAGACCACAACCGAGTCGATTACCACTACGGTTTCCTCGGACGAGGAGAGCGACTATGATGCTGCCGATAACAGACGATACTTGGCAAAGATCTGGCCCAGGCCGCGCAGGAAG AAATGCCCCGAGTCGCGTTACTATCAGTGGTCCTTCTGGAGTCCGTGTTCGGTGTCCTGTGGCTCGGGCACCAAGAGCCGATCACGACAGATCAAACCTGACTACTCGCCGAACGCGGCCGACTACGAGTGCCAGTACGAGTCGGCCATCTGCGAGGCCGAGACCAAGTCTTGTCAAATCACTCCGGAACTCGTGCAAG tCATTTGCTCTCAGCCCGTGCAGCTCGGCCACTGTCCCGACGAGCATGACGACAACTCCCTGCGCTACTACTACGACAAAATCACCGCCAAGTGCCTGCTTTTCCATTACACCGGCTGCAACGGCAACATGAACAATTTCCGAACGCTTCAGGAGTGCCAGACGACCTGTTCCACGTTTC AGGATCCCGAtagcttaaaaaattacaagctGAAGCTCAGCAGCGTCGTCACCTATAACGTGCCGCTCACCGATCATCCGAACTCCAAGATCAAACGCGCCAGATCTGACG ATAATACGActgagaaaaagaagaaaaagaagcacaAGGGGGAGACGAAATCCAACGACAGAGTCGATTGCAGGATGACGGAGTGGAGCGATTGGTCGCCTTGCTATAGCTGCAAGGGCTACAGAACCATGTCTCGCGATGTATTG ACCCATCCGAGGAACGGGGGTAAGAGTTGCCCGACCAAGACGATGCGACGGCAAAAGTGTCACAAAGTTTTACCGGATTGCA ACGTACAAAACGACAGAGAGGCACTGGTTTTCGACTCCAGCGAAGAGCAAG TTTCGGTGCACTGTCGAGTGAGTCCCTGGGGTCCGTGGTCCAGCTGCGCGACGAGCTGCGGTCTGTCGCAGCGACGGCGAACACGAAAAATAGCCGTGGAGCCTCGGGGGCCATTTGGAAAAAGTTGCCCGGCGCTCGCCCAAATCGAGACCTGTCGACTTCCAGCTTGTATTAACGCCACTTAG
- the LOC100118801 gene encoding spondin-1 isoform X6 gives MNELWTQQRAEEASVPSEAQESFAGYSHSRIPSSGSKLAAATMQLRKFSQLALLLLAAAAVVVNGSTHCEQKWDDIKAPHSVSETYRIKLLKINTTDEFRSFMPNTKYQVMLKNEIEDVQFIRFYITVENENKSLPHGVLELYDQELSEFTQDCPDAVVQVSQVVKDDISVYWTSPEEGNGCVIFRASVMESPSVWFMDGTLEQKFCQDPKASFDDPGPVLPECCACDEAKYELAFEGLWSRYTHPKNFPSKPWNARFSDVIGASHTSEYRFWEYNGYASEGLKQVAENGVTRVLESELKNQSQHIRTIIKARGINFPNITSKTFAVFRVDQMHHLMSLVSMIDPSPDWFVGVSGLELCLSNCSWIEHKELNLYPIDAGTDDGITYESVDAQTEPRDVIRRITTTWPNDDRSPFYDDSAVDMNPLARLYLKRQRIYEKNCERSPSSEDSEGLGAVVDQPITRKACRVTNWGPWESCSVTCGRGVKLRQRKYKNEKAAAKHNCDSLLTDRVVCYAPDNFVCPPDEVDEKKCPLSQWSEWTICSKSCGPESRTRERNFRPKRKRKECRMQYPRIELQQTIDCENSACEAEETTTDGDSSTTDVAGDEEAVSETTTESITTTVSSDEESDYDAADNRRYLAKIWPRPRRKKCPESRYYQWSFWSPCSVSCGSGTKSRSRQIKPDYSPNAADYECQYESAICEAETKSCQITPELVQVICSQPVQLGHCPDEHDDNSLRYYYDKITAKCLLFHYTGCNGNMNNFRTLQECQTTCSTFHNTTEKKKKKKHKGETKSNDRVDCRMTEWSDWSPCYSCKGYRTMSRDVLTHPRNGGKSCPTKTMRRQKCHKVLPDCNVQNDREALVFDSSEEQVSVHCRVSPWGPWSSCATSCGLSQRRRTRKIAVEPRGPFGKSCPALAQIETCRLPACINAT, from the exons ATGAACGAGCTATGGACGCAGCAGCGAGCAGAAGAAGCATCAGTGCCGAGTGAAGCGCAGGAAAGTTTCGCGGGCTACTCGCATTCTCGCATTCCAAGCAGCGGCTCTAAACTTG cagcagcaacgatgCAGCTTCGAAAGTTCAGCCAACTCGCGCTCTTGTTGCTCGCCGCGGCTGCGGTGGTGGTAAACGGCTCGACGCACTGCGAGCAAAAGTGGGATGATATCAAGGCACCGCACAGCGTCTCCGAGACCTACCGGATCAAGCTGCTGAAAATCAACACGACCGATGAATTTCGTAGCTTCATGCCCAACACCAAGTATCAGG TTATGCTGAAGAACGAGATAGAGGACGTGCAGTTCATCAGGTTTTACATAACCGTGGAGAACGAGAACAAGAGTCTGCCGCACGGGGTCCTCGAGCTCTACGACCAAGAGCTGTCCGAGTTCACCCAGGACTGTCCCGACGCTGTCGTTCAGGTATCGCAGGTCGTCAAGGACGATATCTCGGTGTATTGGACCAGTCCCGAGGAGGGCAACGGTTGCGTCATTTTCAG AGCGTCGGTCATGGAGTCGCCGTCGGTGTGGTTTATGGACGGCACTTTGGAGCAAAAGTTCTGCCAGGATCCGAAGGCGAGTTTTGACGACCCTGGACCCGTGCTTCCCGAGTGCTGCGCCTGCGACGAGGCTAAATACGAGCTCGCTTTCGAGGGACTCTGGTCGAGATACACTCATCCGAAA AACTTCCCGAGCAAACCTTGGAACGCCAGGTTTTCCGACGTCATCGGGGCGTCGCACACGTCCGAGTACCGATTCTGGGAGTACAACGGCTACGCGAGCGAAGGGCTCAAGCAGGTCGCCGAGAATGGCGTCACCCGAGTCCTCGAGTCGGAGCTGAAGAACCAG AGTCAACACATCCGTACGATCATCAAGGCCAGGGGGATAAACTTTCCCAACATCACCAGCAAAACCTTCGCGGTCTTTCGAGTGGACCAGATGCACCACCTCATGTCGCTCGTCTCGATGATAG ATCCGTCGCCGGACTGGTTCGTCGGGGTGTCCGGCCTCGAGCTCTGCCTGAGCAACTGCTCGTGGATCGAGCACAAGGAGCTGAACCTGTACCCGATAGACGCCGGTACGGACGACGGCATCACGTACGAATCCGTCGATGCCCAGACCGAGCCTCGAGACGTGATCCGTCGGATCACGACGACCTGGCCGAACGACGACCGCTCGCCCTTCTACGACGATTCGGCCGTCGACATGAACCCCCTGGCGAGACTCTACCTCAAGCGACAGCGCATCTACGAGAAAAACTGCGAGAGGTCGCCGAGCTCCGAGGACAGCGAAGGTCTAGGCGCTGTAGTAGATCAACCGATCACGCGTA AGGCGTGCAGAGTGACGAATTGGGGTCCCTGGGAGAGCTGCTCGGTCACCTGCGGCAGAGGGGTCAAGCTCAGGCAGCGCAAGTACAAGAACGAGAAGGCCGCGGCGAAGCACAACTGCGACTCCCTATTGACCGACAGAGTCGTCTGTTACGCGCCGGATAACTTCGTCTG TCCGCCGGACGAAGTGGACGAGAAAAAGTGCCCGCTCAGCCAGTGGTCGGAATGGACGATTTGCAGCAAAAGCTGCGGTCCGGAGAGCCgaacgcgcgagcgcaacTTTCGGCCGAAGCGCAAACGGAAGGAGTGTCGTATGCAGTATCCTCGAATCGAATTGCAGCAGACGATCGACTGCGAGAATTCGGCCTGCGAAGCCGAGGAGACGACTACCGACGGCGACAGCAGCACTACCGACGTCGCCGGCGACGAGGAAGCGGTAAGCGAGACCACAACCGAGTCGATTACCACTACGGTTTCCTCGGACGAGGAGAGCGACTATGATGCTGCCGATAACAGACGATACTTGGCAAAGATCTGGCCCAGGCCGCGCAGGAAG AAATGCCCCGAGTCGCGTTACTATCAGTGGTCCTTCTGGAGTCCGTGTTCGGTGTCCTGTGGCTCGGGCACCAAGAGCCGATCACGACAGATCAAACCTGACTACTCGCCGAACGCGGCCGACTACGAGTGCCAGTACGAGTCGGCCATCTGCGAGGCCGAGACCAAGTCTTGTCAAATCACTCCGGAACTCGTGCAAG tCATTTGCTCTCAGCCCGTGCAGCTCGGCCACTGTCCCGACGAGCATGACGACAACTCCCTGCGCTACTACTACGACAAAATCACCGCCAAGTGCCTGCTTTTCCATTACACCGGCTGCAACGGCAACATGAACAATTTCCGAACGCTTCAGGAGTGCCAGACGACCTGTTCCACGTTTC ATAATACGActgagaaaaagaagaaaaagaagcacaAGGGGGAGACGAAATCCAACGACAGAGTCGATTGCAGGATGACGGAGTGGAGCGATTGGTCGCCTTGCTATAGCTGCAAGGGCTACAGAACCATGTCTCGCGATGTATTG ACCCATCCGAGGAACGGGGGTAAGAGTTGCCCGACCAAGACGATGCGACGGCAAAAGTGTCACAAAGTTTTACCGGATTGCA ACGTACAAAACGACAGAGAGGCACTGGTTTTCGACTCCAGCGAAGAGCAAG TTTCGGTGCACTGTCGAGTGAGTCCCTGGGGTCCGTGGTCCAGCTGCGCGACGAGCTGCGGTCTGTCGCAGCGACGGCGAACACGAAAAATAGCCGTGGAGCCTCGGGGGCCATTTGGAAAAAGTTGCCCGGCGCTCGCCCAAATCGAGACCTGTCGACTTCCAGCTTGTATTAACGCCACTTAG
- the LOC100118801 gene encoding spondin-1 isoform X2, which yields MNELWTQQRAEEASVPSEAQESFAGYSHSRIPSSGSKLAAATMQLRKFSQLALLLLAAAAVVVNGSTHCEQKWDDIKAPHSVSETYRIKLLKINTTDEFRSFMPNTKYQVMLKNEIEDVQFIRFYITVENENKSLPHGVLELYDQELSEFTQDCPDAVVQVSQVVKDDISVYWTSPEEGNGCVIFRASVMESPSVWFMDGTLEQKFCQDPKASFDDPGPVLPECCACDEAKYELAFEGLWSRYTHPKNFPSKPWNARFSDVIGASHTSEYRFWEYNGYASEGLKQVAENGVTRVLESELKNQSQHIRTIIKARGINFPNITSKTFAVFRVDQMHHLMSLVSMIDPSPDWFVGVSGLELCLSNCSWIEHKELNLYPIDAGTDDGITYESVDAQTEPRDVIRRITTTWPNDDRSPFYDDSAVDMNPLARLYLKRQRIYEKNCERSPSSEDSEGLGAVVDQPITRKACRVTNWGPWESCSVTCGRGVKLRQRKYKNEKAAAKHNCDSLLTDRVVCYAPDNFVCPPDEVDEKKCPLSQWSEWTICSKSCGPESRTRERNFRPKRKRKECRMQYPRIELQQTIDCENSACEAEETTTDGDSSTTDVAGDEEAVSETTTESITTTVSSDEESDYDAADNRRYLAKIWPRPRRKKCPESRYYQWSFWSPCSVSCGSGTKSRSRQIKPDYSPNAADYECQYESAICEAETKSCQITPELVQVICSQPVQLGHCPDEHDDNSLRYYYDKITAKCLLFHYTGCNGNMNNFRTLQECQTTCSTFQDPDSLKNYKLKLSSVVTYNVPLTDHPNSKIKRARSDDNTTEKKKKKKHKGETKSNDRVDCRMTEWSDWSPCYSCKGYRTMSRDVLTHPRNGGKSCPTKTMRRQKCHKVLPDCNVQNDREALVFDSSEEQVSVHCRVSPWGPWSSCATSCGLSQRRRTRKIAVEPRGPFGKSCPALAQIETCRLPACINAT from the exons ATGAACGAGCTATGGACGCAGCAGCGAGCAGAAGAAGCATCAGTGCCGAGTGAAGCGCAGGAAAGTTTCGCGGGCTACTCGCATTCTCGCATTCCAAGCAGCGGCTCTAAACTTG cagcagcaacgatgCAGCTTCGAAAGTTCAGCCAACTCGCGCTCTTGTTGCTCGCCGCGGCTGCGGTGGTGGTAAACGGCTCGACGCACTGCGAGCAAAAGTGGGATGATATCAAGGCACCGCACAGCGTCTCCGAGACCTACCGGATCAAGCTGCTGAAAATCAACACGACCGATGAATTTCGTAGCTTCATGCCCAACACCAAGTATCAGG TTATGCTGAAGAACGAGATAGAGGACGTGCAGTTCATCAGGTTTTACATAACCGTGGAGAACGAGAACAAGAGTCTGCCGCACGGGGTCCTCGAGCTCTACGACCAAGAGCTGTCCGAGTTCACCCAGGACTGTCCCGACGCTGTCGTTCAGGTATCGCAGGTCGTCAAGGACGATATCTCGGTGTATTGGACCAGTCCCGAGGAGGGCAACGGTTGCGTCATTTTCAG AGCGTCGGTCATGGAGTCGCCGTCGGTGTGGTTTATGGACGGCACTTTGGAGCAAAAGTTCTGCCAGGATCCGAAGGCGAGTTTTGACGACCCTGGACCCGTGCTTCCCGAGTGCTGCGCCTGCGACGAGGCTAAATACGAGCTCGCTTTCGAGGGACTCTGGTCGAGATACACTCATCCGAAA AACTTCCCGAGCAAACCTTGGAACGCCAGGTTTTCCGACGTCATCGGGGCGTCGCACACGTCCGAGTACCGATTCTGGGAGTACAACGGCTACGCGAGCGAAGGGCTCAAGCAGGTCGCCGAGAATGGCGTCACCCGAGTCCTCGAGTCGGAGCTGAAGAACCAG AGTCAACACATCCGTACGATCATCAAGGCCAGGGGGATAAACTTTCCCAACATCACCAGCAAAACCTTCGCGGTCTTTCGAGTGGACCAGATGCACCACCTCATGTCGCTCGTCTCGATGATAG ATCCGTCGCCGGACTGGTTCGTCGGGGTGTCCGGCCTCGAGCTCTGCCTGAGCAACTGCTCGTGGATCGAGCACAAGGAGCTGAACCTGTACCCGATAGACGCCGGTACGGACGACGGCATCACGTACGAATCCGTCGATGCCCAGACCGAGCCTCGAGACGTGATCCGTCGGATCACGACGACCTGGCCGAACGACGACCGCTCGCCCTTCTACGACGATTCGGCCGTCGACATGAACCCCCTGGCGAGACTCTACCTCAAGCGACAGCGCATCTACGAGAAAAACTGCGAGAGGTCGCCGAGCTCCGAGGACAGCGAAGGTCTAGGCGCTGTAGTAGATCAACCGATCACGCGTA AGGCGTGCAGAGTGACGAATTGGGGTCCCTGGGAGAGCTGCTCGGTCACCTGCGGCAGAGGGGTCAAGCTCAGGCAGCGCAAGTACAAGAACGAGAAGGCCGCGGCGAAGCACAACTGCGACTCCCTATTGACCGACAGAGTCGTCTGTTACGCGCCGGATAACTTCGTCTG TCCGCCGGACGAAGTGGACGAGAAAAAGTGCCCGCTCAGCCAGTGGTCGGAATGGACGATTTGCAGCAAAAGCTGCGGTCCGGAGAGCCgaacgcgcgagcgcaacTTTCGGCCGAAGCGCAAACGGAAGGAGTGTCGTATGCAGTATCCTCGAATCGAATTGCAGCAGACGATCGACTGCGAGAATTCGGCCTGCGAAGCCGAGGAGACGACTACCGACGGCGACAGCAGCACTACCGACGTCGCCGGCGACGAGGAAGCGGTAAGCGAGACCACAACCGAGTCGATTACCACTACGGTTTCCTCGGACGAGGAGAGCGACTATGATGCTGCCGATAACAGACGATACTTGGCAAAGATCTGGCCCAGGCCGCGCAGGAAG AAATGCCCCGAGTCGCGTTACTATCAGTGGTCCTTCTGGAGTCCGTGTTCGGTGTCCTGTGGCTCGGGCACCAAGAGCCGATCACGACAGATCAAACCTGACTACTCGCCGAACGCGGCCGACTACGAGTGCCAGTACGAGTCGGCCATCTGCGAGGCCGAGACCAAGTCTTGTCAAATCACTCCGGAACTCGTGCAAG tCATTTGCTCTCAGCCCGTGCAGCTCGGCCACTGTCCCGACGAGCATGACGACAACTCCCTGCGCTACTACTACGACAAAATCACCGCCAAGTGCCTGCTTTTCCATTACACCGGCTGCAACGGCAACATGAACAATTTCCGAACGCTTCAGGAGTGCCAGACGACCTGTTCCACGTTTC AGGATCCCGAtagcttaaaaaattacaagctGAAGCTCAGCAGCGTCGTCACCTATAACGTGCCGCTCACCGATCATCCGAACTCCAAGATCAAACGCGCCAGATCTGACG ATAATACGActgagaaaaagaagaaaaagaagcacaAGGGGGAGACGAAATCCAACGACAGAGTCGATTGCAGGATGACGGAGTGGAGCGATTGGTCGCCTTGCTATAGCTGCAAGGGCTACAGAACCATGTCTCGCGATGTATTG ACCCATCCGAGGAACGGGGGTAAGAGTTGCCCGACCAAGACGATGCGACGGCAAAAGTGTCACAAAGTTTTACCGGATTGCA ACGTACAAAACGACAGAGAGGCACTGGTTTTCGACTCCAGCGAAGAGCAAG TTTCGGTGCACTGTCGAGTGAGTCCCTGGGGTCCGTGGTCCAGCTGCGCGACGAGCTGCGGTCTGTCGCAGCGACGGCGAACACGAAAAATAGCCGTGGAGCCTCGGGGGCCATTTGGAAAAAGTTGCCCGGCGCTCGCCCAAATCGAGACCTGTCGACTTCCAGCTTGTATTAACGCCACTTAG